In a single window of the Manis javanica isolate MJ-LG chromosome 16, MJ_LKY, whole genome shotgun sequence genome:
- the LOC140846755 gene encoding anthrax toxin receptor-like has protein sequence MLGPMFVILLLLLLPSLLLTTRSTLHRYLTQDQGHHPSSRLQESPADGESCWSTDDLYFVLDSSRSVNDNWEFTQSFVQDLVNRFKNPKQRMSFITYSTHGRINMKLTSNRKKINNALVELLNVRPSGGINMQHGLEKANEQIERTRAAGAKVPSLIIVLTGEQLLPESFAETQVEAAKSKQLGATLYFVGVQNYQLSQLLEIAGEEDHLFQVDSGYPGLEDIIDSLIARSCVQITSVDFSAICNRDTNEVKVIGKGFKNIQKDEVVCQFRLGKETARIEAVSVRDTSITCPGPKLNNQGKAVFIDISLNNGLSFIKTDFRCQQEELCDLHGEDPTCPTGCRITSCPTTYPSTCCAGCHTTYLPG, from the exons ATGCTGGGACCCATGTTTGTcatcctcctgctgctgctgctgccatcTCTGCTCCTGACCACCCGGAGCACCCTCCACCGCTACCTCACCCAGGACCAAGGtcaccaccccagctccaggctccaggagagcccagcagaTGGGGAATCCTGCTGGAGCACTGACGACCTGTACTTCGTCTTGGACTC atcacGCAGTGTAAATGACAACTGGGAGTTCACACAGAGCTTTGTGCAGGATTTggtgaacagatttaaaaa CCCCAAACAGCGTATGTCGTTCATTACCTACTCGACACACGGCCGCATCAACATGAAGCTGACCTCGAACAG aaaaaaaataaacaatgcgCTTGTTGAATTGCTCAATGTACGACCTTCCGGAGGCATAAATATGCAGCACGGATTGGAAAAG GCCAATGAGCAGATCGAAAGAACACGAGCTGCAG GAGCGAAGGTACCCAGCCTCATCATCGTGCTGACAGGTGAACAACTGCTGCCAGAATCATTTGCAGAGACACAGGTTGAA gctgcAAAATCCAAGCAGTTGGGGGCAACTCTGTATTTCGTGGGTGTGCAAAATTATCAGCTATCCCAG CTGTTGGAAATTGCTGGTGAAGAGGATCATCTGTTTCAAGTGGACAGTGGATACCCTGGACTGGAAGACATCATTGACTCA CTCATAGCAAGGTCATGTGTGCAGATTACGTCTGTGGATTTCTCCGCTATCTGCAACAGAG ATACAAATGAAGTCAAGGTTATtggaaaaggttttaaaaacatacagaagGATGAAGTTGTGTGTCAGTTTCGACTTGGAAAGGAAACGGCAA GAATAGAGGCTGTATCTGTGCGAGACACCTCCATTACATGCCCAGGACCGAAGTTAAATAATCAGGGCAA GGCCGTCTTCATTGATATCAGCCTGAATAATGGCCTCTCCTTTATCAAGACCGATTTTCGATGTCAGCAGGAGGAGCTGTGTGACCTCCACG GAGAGGACCCCACCTGCCCTACTGGATGCCGTATCACCAGCTGCCCAACGACATACCCTTCCACATGCTGTGCCGGGTGTCATACGACATATTTACCCGGATGA